A window of the Verrucomicrobiota bacterium genome harbors these coding sequences:
- a CDS encoding type VI secretion system tube protein Hcp has product MSKHKASILVAVVSLILGCCTAAQAAVDMFLKVSTINGESRDYAHPAEIDVLAWTWGMSKVARTNVSVADLSLTKYVDASSPVLMSMCATGKRLSTATLTVRSTGDHPVGFYCITLTDVIVAAVSTGGSSGEDRLIESVTLNFASMSLIYTPVINALPRTGYTFSWSVPANSGVSGITGLPTPNPAAGLSSTLTYTNGSRTVSLKWASSVGTSYQVWVADSLDQPFLRYGSPMPSTGNGTTAIILPANAIKKFFRIETLTAQ; this is encoded by the coding sequence ATGTCGAAGCACAAGGCATCCATTCTAGTCGCGGTGGTGTCGCTGATCCTGGGTTGTTGCACTGCGGCACAAGCGGCAGTGGACATGTTCCTCAAGGTGAGTACTATTAACGGCGAGTCGCGAGACTACGCTCATCCTGCGGAAATTGACGTGCTGGCTTGGACTTGGGGGATGTCCAAGGTCGCCCGCACCAATGTTTCCGTGGCCGATCTTTCGTTGACCAAGTACGTGGATGCCTCGAGTCCGGTCTTGATGAGTATGTGCGCGACTGGGAAGCGCCTTTCGACTGCCACGCTCACCGTGCGATCCACCGGCGACCATCCTGTTGGGTTTTATTGCATCACCCTGACGGATGTCATTGTTGCGGCTGTGTCCACTGGCGGCTCTAGTGGAGAGGACCGTCTTATCGAAAGCGTCACGCTCAACTTTGCTAGTATGAGCCTGATCTACACGCCTGTTATCAACGCCCTGCCGAGAACTGGCTACACCTTTTCATGGAGTGTGCCGGCTAACAGCGGGGTTAGTGGTATTACGGGCCTGCCCACTCCCAATCCAGCCGCCGGGCTGTCCTCTACTCTCACCTACACCAATGGGTCTCGCACGGTCAGCTTGAAGTGGGCCAGCAGTGTGGGCACGAGTTATCAGGTCTGGGTCGCCGACAGCCTGGACCAACCCTTTCTACGTTACGGTAGTCCCATGCCCTCTACTGGAAACGGAACGACCGCCATCATTCTGCCGGCGAATGCCATCAAGAAGTTCTTTCGCATCGAAACGCTCACCGCCCAGTAA
- a CDS encoding type VI secretion system tube protein Hcp: protein MFLDLPTIPGESQDRIYTNKVDVLAWSWGMTQSGSMHVGGGGGAGAVTIQDLSITKYVDKASPKLMLACANGGQMPSAFLILRRGGSTNRYIKITMEQVIVTGVSTGGSGGDDRLVENVTLNFARVKFEYFAIKADGTEDTVVYFGWDIQRNITWQ from the coding sequence ATGTTCCTCGATCTTCCCACCATCCCCGGAGAATCCCAAGACAGGATTTACACCAACAAGGTGGATGTTCTGGCTTGGAGCTGGGGCATGACCCAGTCCGGCTCCATGCATGTGGGCGGTGGTGGTGGTGCAGGAGCAGTGACTATCCAGGATCTCAGCATCACCAAGTATGTGGACAAAGCCAGCCCCAAACTCATGCTAGCCTGCGCCAATGGGGGTCAAATGCCTTCGGCCTTCCTAATCTTGCGCAGAGGAGGTTCCACAAACAGGTACATTAAGATTACCATGGAGCAGGTAATAGTGACCGGTGTTTCAACCGGCGGTTCCGGGGGCGATGACCGTCTGGTCGAGAACGTCACCTTGAACTTCGCCAGGGTAAAGTTCGAATACTTTGCGATCAAGGCCGACGGGACGGAAGACACAGTTGTCTACTTTGGATGGGACATTCAGAGAAACATTACGTGGCAGTAA